A stretch of Chaetodon auriga isolate fChaAug3 chromosome 21, fChaAug3.hap1, whole genome shotgun sequence DNA encodes these proteins:
- the LOC143314424 gene encoding suppressor of tumorigenicity 14 protein homolog: MRTLPKSKTCEVYCVSGHGHPGCSAAQGEVELKEPTQSLSPPTKPEDQAEQKVDEGRVPACGSWRRWMLGLLPFFPFTAAIALTLHFLTSPPSSVFFLGGSVEFPNLSFSSELTDSTSPQFRLQAQALKHYFSELYESSPWSSYHLYSGITAFSEGAEGLNVFYWSKFSAPDNVATAIRRSSPERLQRRLPGSNKVLRDSRNEQSYYMEQDDNMLHLLGLDPDDFESDEKSDKSKNPNSIHSGKWQLGFQAMSFDLYAKYGNNRTLSLVSPKKPYYQWRLRVPSGHVVRLVILTLHGATPGSCTAHKLSAYDFLLPLQNKIIARWCGLPVSGLSPVMKLTSSGNVMLVTFSFSRQRDGAIFKAYFQAIPKAGCGGSISSWNGSISSPYYPSYYPPNIDCTWTLRAPLPGYLISMTIVTMDIQDSSSSDGCEKDWLDIGGVKLCNPVSDSSKKRVYSSPLSLHFHSDESLTHKGFYLLYRAFSPEGTCPRQFRCGDGRCIPLRKVCDGVKDCSDGRDEARCSTCKPGEVLCGNGQCRPQSSQCVSQSSCADSSEEGTCGGKCYHVCPNKVCLPKSSVCDGVIDCKDRSDELNCTRAYLKGCSSSSYKCANGKCVSKVNPECDGVKDCFDGSDELRCGCGTRPRKRTKIVGGSDAAAGSWPWQVSLQMDRYGHVCGATLVSSRWLISAAHCFQDSDAIKYSDARAWRAYMGMRVMTTGNNGAATRPIRRILLHPQYDQFTSDYDIALLELSAPVFFNDLVQPVCIPAPSHTFTTGTSCYVTGWGVIMEDGELASRLQEASVKIINRYTCNKLYDDAVTPRMMCAGNLQGGVDACQGDSGGPLVCLERGRRWFLAGIVSWGEGCARLNRPGVYTQVVKFTEWIHQQTKGQV, translated from the exons GGTCTCCTGCCTTTCTTTCCCTTCACTGCCGCAATTGCACTGACCCTTCACTTCTTAACAT ctcCGCCCTCCTCAGTGTTCTTCCTCGGTGGCAGCGTGGAGTTCCCAAACCTGAGCTTCTCCTCAGAACTGACCGACTCCACCTCCCCTCAGTTTCGCCTGCAGGCTCAGGCTTTGAAGCATTAT TTCTCAGAGCTCTACGAGTCGTCGCCGTGGAGCTCTTACCACCTGTACTCAGGAATTACTGCCTTCAG tgaagGAGCAGAAGGGCTCAACGTCTTCTACTGGAGTAAATTCTCCGCCCCGGACAACGTTGCAACGGCGATCCGGAGGTCCAGCCCAGAGAGGCTGCAGCGCAGGCTGCCCGGCAGCAATAAGGTGCTGCGGGACAGCCGCAACGAGCAGAGCTATTACATGGAGCAAGATGACAACATGCTCCACCTGCTGG gttTGGACCCTGATGACTTTGAATCAGACGAAAAATCAGACAAGAGTAAGAATCCAAACAGCATCCACAGTGGGAAGTGGCAGCTTGGCTTCCAAG CAATGTCCTTTGACCTCTATGCCAAATATGGCAACAACCGCACCCTGAGCCTCGTGAGTCCCAAGAAGCCGTACTACCAGTGGCGTCTCCGTGTGCCGTCAGGCCATGTGGTTCGACTGGTCATCCTCACCCTGCACGGTGCCACGCCCGGAAGCTGCACCGCCCACAAGCTCTCAGCCTATGACTTCTTACTTCCATTACAGAACAAGATAATAGCCAg GTGGTGTGGGCTGCCTGTTTCGGGATTGTCCCCTGTCATGAAGCTGACGTCCTCTGGGAACGTGATGTTGGTCACCTTCTCCTTCAGCCGACAGAGGGATGGAGCAATCTTCAAAGCTTATTTCCAGGCCATCCCAAAAGCAG GTTGTGGAGGGTCAATTTCCTCCTGGAACGGCTCTATTTCCTCACCCTACTACCCTTCCTATTACCCTCCTAATATTGACTGCACATGGACACTCCGG GCACCGTTGCCTGGATACCTGATCTCCATGACGATCGTGACGATGGACATTCAGGATTCCTCGTCATCAGACGGCTGTGAGAAAGACTGGCTGGACATAGGAGGGGTCAA GCTGTGTAATCCAgtgtcagacagcagcaaaaagcGAGtctactcctctcctctctccctccacttccATTCGGATGAATCTCTCACTCACAAGGGCTTCTACCTGCTCTACCGAGCCTTCTCTCCAGAGGGCA CCTGTCCCCGCCAGTTCCGCTGTGGAGATGGACGCTGTATCCCTCTGAGGAAGGTGTGTGATGGAGTGAAAGACTGCTCAGACGGACGGGACGAGGCTCGATGCT caacCTGCAAGCCAGGTGAAGTGTTGTGTGGGAACGGCCAGTGCAGGCCTCAAAGCAGCCAGTGTGTGAGCCAGAGCAGCtgtgcagacagcagtgaaGAGGGCACCTGTG GAGGTAAATGTTACCACGTGTGTCCCAACAAGGTCTGCTTGCCAAAGTCTTCAGTGTGTGACGGTGTGATTGACTGCAAAGACCGCAGTGATGAACTTAACTGTACCAGAGCGT ACCTTAAAGGCTGCTCCTCGTCCTCTTACAAATGTGCCAATGGAAAGTGTGTAAGCAAGGTTAACCCTGAGTGTGACGGGGTCAAAGACTGCTTTGACGGCTCTGATGAACTGCGCTGTG GCTGTGGCACCAGGCCCAGGAAGCGCACTAAGATAGTGGGTGGATCGGACGCTGCGGCAGGGTCGTGGCCATGGCAGGTCAGCCTCCAGATGGATCGTTATGGCCACGTCTGTGGAGCCACGCTGGTCTCCAGCCGCTGGCTCATCTCTGCAGCTCACTGCTTCCAGGACTCAGACGCCATTAA ATACTCGGATGCTCGTGCATGGCGGGCCTACATGGGAATGCGTGTGATGACTACAGGGAACAATGGCGCAGCCACGAGACCGATCCGCCGGATCCTCCTCCACCCGCAATACGACCAGTTCACCTCTGACTACGACATTGCCCTTCTCGAGCTCAGTGCTCCTGTCTTCTTCAACGACTTGGTGCAGCCTGTGTGCATCCCTGCACCCTCACACACTTTCACAACAGGGACCAGCTGCTACGTCACAGGCTGGGGGGTCATCATGGAGGATG GTGAACTGGCCTCTCGTTTACAGGAGGCCTCAGTGAAGATCATTAACAGGTACACTTGCAACAAGCTGTATGACGACGCTGTCACTCCCAGGATGATGTGCGCTGGGAACCTGCAGGGAGGGGTGGACGCTTGtcag GGTGACTCAGGAGGTCCGTTGGTGTGCCTGGAGCGAGGTAGACGGTGGTTCCTGGCGGGGATCGTGAGCTGGGGTGAGGGCTGCGCAAGGCTAAACCGTCCAGGCGTCTACACACAGGTGGTCAAGTTCACTGAGTGGATCCATCAGCAGACGAAAGGACAGGTGTGA